From the Musa acuminata AAA Group cultivar baxijiao chromosome BXJ3-1, Cavendish_Baxijiao_AAA, whole genome shotgun sequence genome, the window tatatatatatatatatatatatatatgtatatatatatatatatatatacatatatatatgtatatatatatatatatacatatatatatatatatatatgtatatatatatatatatatatatatgtatatatatatatatatacatatatatatatatatatatatacatatatgtatatatatatgtatatatatgtatatatatatatatatgtatatatatgtatatatatgtatatatatgtatatatatatatatgtatatatatatatatatgtatatgtatacatatatatatatatatatatatgtatatatatatatatatgtatatatatatatatgtatatatatatatatgtatatatatatatatatgtatatatatatatatatatatgtatatatatatatatatgtatatatatatatatgtatatatatatatatacatatacatgtatatatatatatatatgtatatgtatatatatatatgtatatgtatatatatatatatatgtatatgtatatatatatgtatatatatatatatgtatatatatatatatatttatatgtatatgtatatatatatgtatatatatatatgtatatatatatatatatatgtatatatatgtatatatatatatgtatatatatgtatatatatgtatatatatatatgtatatatatgtatatttatatatatatatgtatatatatatatacatatatatatatacatatacatatatatacatatatatatatacatatatatatatatatacatatatatatatatatatatatgtatatatatatgtatatatatatatacatatatatatatatacatatatatatatacatatatacatacatatatatatatatacatatatatatacatatatatatatacatatatatatacatatacatatatatatacacatatatatatatatatatatatatacatatatatatatatacacacatatatatatatatagtctccatttgtttggaaatatacatattatttatttatatttatatttatatataatgttGGAATTTGGAgtgataaatatgatttttttgaaCTTTAAGAGATAGATATAAGAACCCCCTTTTTTACAAAAGTCCGTCACTTCCTATACATTTTTAGTTTACTTGTGttacaatattttaaaaaaaaaatgttacaatatttttagaCAATTTCGTCAGTATTTAATCATACTTGTCCTCCAATTTATCCTCCACAAAAAAGTTAATTATTTTTGCTTTGGCTTGGTAAGTCACCAGTTAACGCCAGGATTTAGGAGTAAAAAAGGATCTTCTAATTAGTAACTTGAGTCAAAATGACTGAAGCTAAATAACATTAAGCTGAGAAATCATCATGCACGATGGAATAGAATCAGATAGACTCGAACAAGAAGAGAAAAAATCTAATACTTTAGAGGACGAGCTTTGGCACCATGGCAAAGAAGTGATCGATTGGATCCTCCAATACTATCTTGTTATAATCGGAGTGCTTCATTCCCTTTCATGTGTTTAAGACCCTGGTCGGAAGCCACAGCTATCGCTAATAGACTGTTCTGAACACTTGAGAACCGTGCAGTCTAACACATGGGGTGCTGAATGGCCCATGCGAGCTTAAGCATGAACCGAACTGCTGAGATGAAATGATCATGTAGCAGCACCCCGTTGCAAACTAGCGAACACCAGGATACTTCAAAACTTTGGTATCGTAATTTATCTCTGCAACGTCATCTCCAATTCCAtcggaagagaaaaagaaatgctCCGAATACTCGTTAAAAGACACCCGACAAGATGAAATGTTGACAAATATGACCAAGTAAAAGAAAGATGGAACGCTGAAGAACATCAAGGAGTCGGCGGAACCACACTGCTGGCGTATCTGGTGACTGCATCCAAGATGTCAGTGTACGAAACGACGCCGACCAAGATGTCATCCTCCGATTCCGAATCGATCACCCATACATGGGTGGCCCTGTAGGACAGCATCTGGGCCATGACAGCCGCCAATGAACTCGTGTGCTTGCACGTCAAAAGTTTACTCCGCCCCTTGTACATGCTCCTCGGCCGCCCGGTTTGCACCTGCTTCAACTGGTTATCGAAGAACCCGATGCTTCTGCTGCTAAACTTGGTCAGCCTGGGAGAGGCTCCAACGGTGACAACCTCCACTGGCAAATCGATAAGCTGATCAGGCGGGTCTACCGGTGAAGAGCAGCCATTTTCATCTGTGCCGATAGCAAATTGTCCTGCTGATAGATTTGCCATGGCCCATGCAGTCGTCACGTAGTCACATTTCCATAATTCGTACGCAGAGATGTCTCCAAGAATCTTGTGCGAGCCATCACTGGTAGTCTCAACGACTGCAATCGCACATGGGCCGTGAGGGATCTTACCGATGGCTTCAAGGGCGGGCGAGAGGGCTTCCACGTAAGAATAGTGCGGATCAACGGCCCCAAGAGAGGTGATGGAAGACAGAGGGATGGGAGCAAGAGCACCAAGGCAGCCGATTAGGAAGCGGACGACATCTTCTCGGGAGAGACAGCAGAAATTGTtctgaggaagagaagaagaggacggTGGACTGCTGCTGGTTGCTGCACTCGTGGCCTTGGTGGTCTCTATGTTCCTGAGCCATTTGCCATTGTAGAGCATGGAAAAGGGCTTGCTGACGCCTTTGCATGCAACACTTCTGCGCACAAGGAGGCACCGAACACCTAGCTTCATCAGCTCGAGCGCATCGATTAACCTGGTGAATCCGAAACTTGAATTAGACCTGCATAATACTAGAAGTAGTTCCCGAAAGAGTCTCTAGGCCAGGTTTATTCCTAAGGAGCAATCCGAATCCTGCCAGTTTAAATACTGTTCGAACTTTAAATTAATTGTCGATTAGAATGCTTCATCTTGTAACCTTTCGGTTAATGATTGTCTTTGTATCATTCATTACAAGTCAATAATCTTAGTTCTTCAAATCAATAATCTTGATGACCAATGCAATCAATCGTCTCTATAGTTGATCAGTTAGAATTTGAACCCACTTGGGGTAATACCTGAGGAAATGTCATGCAACAATTAAAGATTTAGGCCTTCAGAACCACTACCAAAATAGCTAATAGATCAGTGAGGAAAGGAAAAGTGCCAAGCCAAAGCACGATTTCCAGATGTCAAGGAGCAAAAGTGAAGGATTTCACATACACCAGCAGTAAAGATGCCGAATAGGTAATGTGACAACAATGTGCAAAAGTATCGAGACAAAAGGGTTTCCTCGAGGGAGAAAGAAGGAAATAGGAAGATTCATCCTGAAATCAATTGTCGTACGACGATGAGACAAAGACTAGATTGACCAAATCAAGCGAATCATTCAAGAACACAGATAGAGGTGTTTGATTCCAGGAAGTGAGAATGAGTTACTACCGCAAAATAAAAGGTTCTCTGGAATTAAATCGGATATAACGATGAAGGAACATAACACAATCAATTTTAACCGATCGTacagaaagaaggaaagaaaacgaTCAAGAACGAGGCATTTCAAGATTCCAATGAGGCAGATCACCGAAGCCAATATTCCAATGAGGCATTTTAAGATTCTTTAAGAAAATTGCACCACAAAAGATCAAGAACGACGTTATCGATCGATCAAGAAGTACATCCGGAAAAAAGAAGAGCAGAGAGCAGAATCAGAATAAAAGGAATAAGATTTCCCACCTCACGCAGGGATCCACCTCTCTCAACAAGCTCGGATTGGGCGTCACCACCTCCGAGACCGGCGTCCTCATGGCCCGGTCACGATCCCCGCCGGCCCTCGCGAGGAAGGCCACCACGTCCAGCGAGTTGAGCATACCGACAAACCTCTCCTCCGAGGACGGCGCCGCCCCCGCCGCGGGTATCCGATTGTGCCAGACGGGAATGGCCCCCTCGGAGGAGCCGGCGATGGCCCGGGCGGCGGCCTCGAGTGTCTCCACCTCGGAGAACTCAATGAGATCTGGCTTCCCCAgcgtcaggtcaccgatgacgcgGTGGAGGAATACGAGGGCCATGGAATCGGCGCCGCCGTTCGACTGAGGAGGAGGCAGAGAGAGACGTAGAGTCTTCGCCGGGAAATGGGAGAGAGAGACGAAGAGATCGTTGGTGTATTCAATTGGTCGAGTGATGTGATTGAGCGGGCAAATCGGAAAGAAAAAGCAATAGAATATTCTACTCTTCTATACATACCAAAAATCTACCTGCCTTTTGATTTATACACGTGGAACCCAAATTAGGGCAAGAAACCATTCAGTCGTCGGAAAGTTATGGGTACGTTCGAGGGTAATTAACGAGGAGTCGATAGACATCGGAATTTAAAAAAGGTGTTCGGTGGATGGATAGCGCTCGTCTATCTGCACCAAGGCAGGGGACACAACATACACGAGTGGGCTCCACTTCTTTTTCATCGCGGCCCACCTTTTTTAACGCGAGAGAATAGCTTGGATCCTGGCTCGGTCAAAGACGGATGGGCTCCACCATTTTGTAGGGCAGAGAGACGGATAATAACccgttatctttttatttttatttttatacaattATTTTAATACAGGCAGAGGGCAGGGAAAGAGTTTAGGATGAGAAGATGAAGCAGTCGTGGAAATTTCAGTCCATGTTTAGATTTAACAAACTAATACATAATTAATATGGGCTGCGATGAAAATTTTAGTAGGCAAAATTGGTCCAGCGGAATCTATTTTTCAGGAATTTGTCACGTTTGAAAGTGGAAACAAAATTTTTCCTAAGAGAAAGCAATTGGAGAATCCGATTATTCGATTGTGAATTTTATTTGATGACAGAAAAATACTCATATATCGTACCTCATATTTTGCTTCAGTTCGGTTTTGTAAAAACTATATTAGGGACATTTTGAttgtattatatattttacttttaggggtaattatagattatttttataattaattatcattaatatttcgatctttatactttaaaaagtagtATTGGACTCCCTACACTTATGAAGGTGAAAGTCGATGGAACGTAGATTATTTCTCCTTATATCGTTAACTTTATCGACAAAAAAAAGTTGTATATGTTATTACATGTAAAAAAAATCACGAAtggaaatgataaaaatataattttattatctttccAAACTGCTCACCTGCAGTCTGTTGCTGCTCACTCGTCGCACTTGCTCACCCACCGCACTTGTTTACCTACTGCACTTACTCGCTCATCGCTCACTCATCATACTTGCTTGCCCATTGCACCTACTTGCTCATCGCTCACTCATCGCACTTGCTCACCCGGTGCTTGCTCGTCGTACTCGCTCACTTGCCCGCTGCACCCATGCTCGCCATTGTGGGCGAGTGAGTAGGTGCAACCGATGAGCAAGCGCGATATCCGAGAGGCAAGCGAGTGGGTGCGACGGGCGAGGAGGTGCGGTAGGCAGCAAGCAAGCAATGAGCGGGTGCGGTGGGTGAGCAGGTGTGACGGGCAAGTAGGTGCGGCGGGAGAGCAGGTGCGACGGgcaagtccatatcttaattgtttatttttataaaatctacatgttatttatttctgctatatttttatttttagaaaaaatatcgctttcaaattccttatgtgacatacttgatatcaaccgcctcactagtatgaattgtacggattggctccgcaccttgagaattgttctcacggtagagaaaatcacgtacgtccttaatacagtgatgcctacgcccgaggaaggggcaagcgaggatgagatcgctcgctatgtaaaatacattgatgactccactcttgctcagtattacatgttTGGCTATATGACTCATAAGTTAcagagatagcatgaaaagatggatgccggatccattctcctacatgtccataaattatttgaggaacagggaaggactcagcgatataagatatccaaaagtctcttctgcactaggatgattgaggggacactggtttagaatcatatcttaaagatgattgagtggatggagaaactcataggtctaggaattgtcccagaggataacctgtgtatgGATCTTATGTTTTAGTTCCTACGAAATtcattttcataattcataattaattttaatatgaacaagcttgaggtggctCTCCCTGAGATTGCCCTACACTtgtctggtggagctattattgcattggatgcatgctattttgttctttttattattaaaaatattattttcatttcatgtttgatagttagtggatataaattaatttttgagaacaatgattgttcaatattcttagatgatgagatcattatgagagaaacattgtataatggtttgtttatgctagacactactccacatatcatgaatgtaagtgtgtctaagagaagacgagataaggtgaatagtgcatacttattgttaggatcaagagcactaagagggggggaggggtgaattagtgtagcggaaaacttttgacgattaaaaactacgttcgtacgatgcaagcgattttggtaagaaagccgattcgtaaatcactttaacttgagatgcagttaaagcaaagatatagaagcagtttgcagttatgatggaaatcagaatgtaagcgcaaactgaaatatgatgttcgtacgataaaacagtTTCACttatattgttatggaaatttttgtattaattttcaacatgttattttaggcatgtaatgtcaatcaagtgatttgatcatttaatcaataaagtccgaaaaataattttaacaagtttatacattcggacacatcaacattcctaattctcttcttatgaaatcaaattgttcttcacttacaggttttgtaaaaatatcagctagttgatgcttagtatctatgaactctatgattacatcatgattagtaacatgatctcgtataaagtgatgtctaatatcaatatgttttgttcttaagtgttgaatgagattctttattaaacatattgcacttgtattatcacatttaatgggaatatttttaagatggactttataatcttcaaaggtgtttttcatccacacaacttatgcacagcatgcactagctgcaatatactcagcttcggttgttgatagtgcaaccgagttttgtttcttagatgaccaggaaacaagggaatgtcccaaaaattgacatgttcctgatgtgctttatctatctagtctacacccaacaaaatccgcatcagcataagcaattaactcaaaattctcggattttggataccataatcctagatttgtggtacctttaagatatctaagtatttttttaaccgctttgagatgagatatcttagggtttaattgaaacctagcacaaagtcctacactgaacatgatatctggtctagttgcagtgaggtaaaataaacttTCTATCGTACCCTTATAAGttatttgatcgaagctttctctactctcatcaacttctaacttagtggaggtgctcataggggtgttaatagcttttaagctatccatattaaatcttttcaatagatctaaaacatatttagtttgactaatgaagatgccattgcttagttgcttaatttgtaagtctaagaaaaaggttaattctcccatcaaactcatttcaaattcgagactcatggttttagcaaaagattcacaaagagattcattcatagaaccgaagataatatcatcaacataaatctgaacaatgagaaaattatttttaaaattcttgataaacaatgtagtatcaaccttgccttttgtaaaatcattttcaataagaaaagtactaagtctatcataccaagccctggagcttgttttaaaccatagagagctttaattaatttaaatacatgattaggaaggctattattttcaaatccgggaggttgttcaacataaactttttcataaataaagccattaagaaaagcactttcaacatccatttgaaacaacttaaaattattattactggcataggcaaggagcatccttatggcttctaatctagccacaagagcgaaggtttcttcataatcgataccttcttcttggttgaaacctttggccactaatctagccttgtttataaccatgataccatattcatcttgcttctttctaaagactcatttagtaccaataactaaatggtcatttggcctaggaacaagcttccacatctcatttctctcaaattgatttaactcatcttgcattgcgataatccatgaatcatctttcatggcttcatcaatatatttaggttcaatttgggagagaaaagcggcattggcacaaaaatttttaagagaagaatgtgtttgaacccccttagatgtgtctcctaggattagctccttaggatgagcatctacatacttccaatccttgggtaaggatttttcagaagtggatacatccaagttgctagttggagaaggggtttcatttaaattcaaagaatcgaaattaacatcatcatcaaagtcatttttcttgatttcagaaatctcattgaaaacaacatgaatggattcttttataatcaaagtccttttattgaagatacgaaaagctttagaaaccgaagaataaccaagaaaaattccttcatcggatttagcatcaaattttcctaaggcatctttttcattcaagataaaacacttacacccaaaaactttaaaatatgaaacattgagttttttatttttccacaactcatatggagttttggtgagtaagggtcttactagaactctattcaaaatatagcatgcagtgtttacggcttcggcccaaaagtatttgcgtAGGCTATGttaattcaacatggttcttgctatttcttgtaaatttctattctttctttctactacttcattttgttgaggatttcttggagtagagaagttgtggttgtatccattagattcataaaattcttggaaatcacggttttgaaattcaccaccgtgatcacttcgaattgataaaatcataaaacatttttcattttgaacaagtttacaaaacttggtgaaatatctaaagtattcatttttgtgtttcaagaaataagtccatgtgtatctactatagtaatctacaatgacgaaagcgtatttgctacctcctaggcttaatgtagagattggtccgaacaagtccatatggattaattgtaagggcctagaggtgcttatttgattcttagatttgaaactacccttaatttgttttcttaaTTGAGAAGCATCATACAcaatatctttgatgaacttgatatgaggaattcctcgtacaagttctttggatgatatttgagtgattagtttcatgctagcatgacctaatctcctatgtcaaagccaagcatcctcattcaaaaccgagaaacacatttcattgcaaagatcattgatgttaatagtgtatacgttattctgttttaatgcaatcatagatgtgtttttgtgtgattttttagtgatgcaagcattagattcgaatttgacgatatatcctttatcacataattgactaatattcaagaggttatgttttaagccatcaactaacaaaacatcttcaataaagaagttggatttgttacctatggttcctttgccaatgattttacccttgttgttgtctccgaaggtgacatagccttcgtctatgctagtgagcttagagaattgagatggatctccagtcatatgccttgagcatccactatcaaggtaccatctcttgctcctagcttgtgatgttgtatgtctctacaagaaaggataatttttagttacccatttacttttgggtgcctaaaaaactgatccatattgtttattatgttacatagtgtttatcatggttcctttaggaacccaaatcagtttgttcgggctaattttcttgaatggacaatgatacgttttatgtccatgtttgcaataaaagttgcatttgctttggtgccgaacatgtaagatagggcctttt encodes:
- the LOC135628565 gene encoding CBS domain-containing protein CBSX6-like, whose translation is MALVFLHRVIGDLTLGKPDLIEFSEVETLEAAARAIAGSSEGAIPVWHNRIPAAGAAPSSEERFVGMLNSLDVVAFLARAGGDRDRAMRTPVSEVVTPNPSLLREVDPCVRLIDALELMKLGVRCLLVRRSVACKGVSKPFSMLYNGKWLRNIETTKATSAATSSSPPSSSSLPQNNFCCLSREDVVRFLIGCLGALAPIPLSSITSLGAVDPHYSYVEALSPALEAIGKIPHGPCAIAVVETTSDGSHKILGDISAYELWKCDYVTTAWAMANLSAGQFAIGTDENGCSSPVDPPDQLIDLPVEVVTVGASPRLTKFSSRSIGFFDNQLKQVQTGRPRSMYKGRSKLLTCKHTSSLAAVMAQMLSYRATHVWVIDSESEDDILVGVVSYTDILDAVTRYASSVVPPTP